In the Hordeum vulgare subsp. vulgare chromosome 7H, MorexV3_pseudomolecules_assembly, whole genome shotgun sequence genome, one interval contains:
- the LOC123407755 gene encoding uncharacterized protein LOC123407755: protein MLILSSHVKCVSPCLLSHQSTPGRKRKGICSPPPPSMESVAIATTTTTRALPPPFPSAAHRLRRRAASFVPVAAASKRRDGGEGEDAGAGSRRPSSSSGGEPTGLAPYGISFSPFSKDAAMGLVMSAATGSGWTTGSGMEGPPTAGGAANRPEVSTLPWSLFTKSPRRRMRVAFTCNVCGQRTTRAINPHAYTDGTVFVQCCGCNIFHKLVDNLNLFHEMKCYVGPDFRYEGDAPFNYLDSGDDDGSGNIFPLV from the exons ATGCTGATCCTCTCCTCTCACGTCAAATGCGTTTCTCCTTGCCTTCTCTCTCACCAGTCGACACCGGGCCGGAAAAGAAAGGGaatctgctcgccgccgccgccgtcgatgGAGTCCGTCGcgatcgccaccaccaccaccacccgcgCCCTGCCGCCGCCCTTCCCCTCCGCGGCTCACCGGCTCCGGCGCCGCGCCGCCTCCTTCGTCCCGGTCGCAGCCGCCTCCAAGC GGAGAGACGGCGGCGAGGGGGAGGACGCCGGAGCCGGTTCCAGGCGGCCGTCCTCGTCTTCGGGGGGCGAGCCAACAGGCCTCGCGCCGTACGGCATCTCCTTCTCGCCCTTCTCAAAG GACGCGGCGATGGGGCTGGTGATGAGCGCCGCGACGGGGAGTGGCTGGACGACGGGGTCGGGGATGGAGGGCCCGCCGACGGCCGGCGGTGCCGcgaaccggccggaggtgtcgacgctgCCCTGGTCGCTCTTCACAAAGTCCCCGCGGCGGCGGATGCGGGTGGCCTTCACCTGCAACGTCTGCGGGCAGCGCACCACGCGCGCCATCAACCCGCACGCCTACACCGACGGCACCGTGTTCGTTCAG TGCTGCGGGTGCAACATCTTCCACAAGCTGGTGGACAACCTGAACCTGTTCCACGAGATGAAGTGCTACGTCGGCCCCGACTTCCGCTACGAGGGGGACGCCCCGTTCAACTACCTCGACAGCGGCGACGATGATGGCAGCGGCAACATCTTTCCGCTTGTATAG
- the LOC123410580 gene encoding DDB1- and CUL4-associated factor 8-like isoform X1, whose protein sequence is MPAKGTRMAELWGREVGRLRPKRFADSVKASQDFVNSLGIQKRLREHRGGVNTISFNSNGSLLLSGSDDRTVVLWDWVRAKPAVQFHTGHENNVLHAQFMPLSDDRSIVTCGGDGEVRYAQIDEAGRVYVDQVVEMAYEVHRLAVEQGNPNTFYSSGQDGYVWRFDLRGKHARELFKVGVVYDDGENDAPELYAIAVDPRNPYHVAVSGSDEFVRLYDTRKYLHGDFGCPVDYFCPPGLITQNKDGITGLAFSQTGEILASYSWDNIYLFEREHGLHFNGFKVGEMPLLGDGVGAGLPLYKDILPEPKVFMGHRNKQSIKGVNFLGPNCDYVASGSDCGHVFIWRKKDGVLMRAMKGDKRIVNCVEQHPSEIVVASSGFATDIKIWAPGDCENPSTVDFDEDEQDTFLFSSMSSDDSDISDLMDDFIIGPSGSGSSDNDEEDDDDDDEDTDDDDDEDDDDDDEDEGDEEEDEEGVTTDGDSGGEDGDEGGGTEDMIDD, encoded by the exons atgccGGCAAAGGGGACGCGGATGGCGGAGCTGTGGGGGCGGGAGGTCGGCCGCCTCCGGCCCAAGCGCTTCGCCGACTCCGTCAAGGCCTCCCAG GACTTTGTGAATTCTCTTGGCATACAGAAGCGGCTGCGGGAGCACCGGGGCGGCGTCAACACCATAAGCTTCAACAGCAACGGGAGCCTGCTGCTGTCCGGATCGGACGACCGCACCGTCGTGCTGTGGGACTGGGTGCGAGCCAAGCCGGCCGTGCAGTTCCACACCGGCCACGAGAACAACGTGCTCCACGCGCAGTTCATGCCCCTCTCCGACGACCGGAGCATCGTCACCTGCGGCGGCGATGGGGAG GTGAGGTATGCGCAGATAGATGAAGCGGGCCGTGTGTATGTCGATCAGGTTGTCGAGATGGCGTATGAGGTGCACAGGTTGGCCGTCGAGCAAGGGAATCCCAACACCTTCTATAGCAGCGGGCAAGATGGATACGTGTGGCGC TTTGACCTAAGGGGGAAACACGCCAGAGAACTCTTTAAAGTTGGGGTGGTTTACGATGATGGCGAGAATGATGCCCCCGAACTTTATGCCATCGCTGTAGACCCAAGAAATCCATATCATGTGGCAGTCTCTGGATCTGACGAGTTTGTGAGGTTATATGATACCCGTAAGTATCTGCACGGGGATTTTGGTTGCCCAGTTGATTACTTCTGCCCTCCGGGTTTGATTACTCAAAACAAAGATGGAATAACCGGTCTGGCCTTCTCACAGACTGGCGAGATATTAGCATCATATAGTTGGGACAATAtatacctttttgagagagagcatgGGTTGCACTTCAACGGTTTTAAGGTTGGTGAGATGCCCCTGCTTGGTGACGGGGTGGGTGCTGGCTTACCCCTTTATAAGGACATCTTGCCTGAACCTAAGGTTTTCATGGGACACCGTAACAAGCAAAGCATTAAGGGTGTCAACTTCCTTGGTCCCAATTGTGACTATGTTGCCTCCGGATCGGACTGTGGCCATGTATTTATTTGGAGAAAGAAGGATGGGGTGCTCATGCGAGCGATGAAAGGAGATAAACGGATTGTCAACTGTGTTGAACAGCACCCTTCTGAAATTGTTGTCGCAAGCAGCGGCTTTGCTACAGACATTAAGATTTGGGCACCTGGTGATTGTGAGAACCCCTCGACGGTTGACTTTGATGAG GATGAACAGGATACGTTCCTATTCAGCAGCATGAGCAGCGATGATTccgacatatccgacttgatggatgattttatcATTGGCCCCTCGGGTTCCGGTTCCTCCGATaatgatgaagaagacgacgacgatgatgacgaggacacagacgatgacgatgacgaggacgacgatgatgatgatgaggatgagggcgatgaagaggaggatgaggaaggCGTGACGACGGACGGAGATTCCGGCGGCGAAGACGGCGACGAGGGGGGTGGCACCGAAGACATGATCGACGATTGA
- the LOC123410580 gene encoding DDB1- and CUL4-associated factor 8-like isoform X2, translated as MPAKGTRMAELWGREVGRLRPKRFADSVKASQDFVNSLGIQKRLREHRGGVNTISFNSNGSLLLSGSDDRTVVLWDWVRAKPAVQFHTGHENNVLHAQFMPLSDDRSIVTCGGDGEVRYAQIDEAGRVYVDQVVEMAYEVHRLAVEQGNPNTFYSSGQDGYVWRFDLRGKHARELFKVGVVYDDGENDAPELYAIAVDPRNPYHVAVSGSDEFVRLYDTRKYLHGDFGCPVDYFCPPGLITQNKDGITGLAFSQTGEILASYSWDNIYLFEREHGLHFNGFKVGEMPLLGDGVGAGLPLYKDILPEPKVFMGHRNKQSIKGVNFLGPNCDYVASGSDCGHVFIWRKKDGVLMRAMKGDKRIVNCVEQHPSEIVVASSGFATDIKIWAPGDCENPSTVDFDEDTFLFSSMSSDDSDISDLMDDFIIGPSGSGSSDNDEEDDDDDDEDTDDDDDEDDDDDDEDEGDEEEDEEGVTTDGDSGGEDGDEGGGTEDMIDD; from the exons atgccGGCAAAGGGGACGCGGATGGCGGAGCTGTGGGGGCGGGAGGTCGGCCGCCTCCGGCCCAAGCGCTTCGCCGACTCCGTCAAGGCCTCCCAG GACTTTGTGAATTCTCTTGGCATACAGAAGCGGCTGCGGGAGCACCGGGGCGGCGTCAACACCATAAGCTTCAACAGCAACGGGAGCCTGCTGCTGTCCGGATCGGACGACCGCACCGTCGTGCTGTGGGACTGGGTGCGAGCCAAGCCGGCCGTGCAGTTCCACACCGGCCACGAGAACAACGTGCTCCACGCGCAGTTCATGCCCCTCTCCGACGACCGGAGCATCGTCACCTGCGGCGGCGATGGGGAG GTGAGGTATGCGCAGATAGATGAAGCGGGCCGTGTGTATGTCGATCAGGTTGTCGAGATGGCGTATGAGGTGCACAGGTTGGCCGTCGAGCAAGGGAATCCCAACACCTTCTATAGCAGCGGGCAAGATGGATACGTGTGGCGC TTTGACCTAAGGGGGAAACACGCCAGAGAACTCTTTAAAGTTGGGGTGGTTTACGATGATGGCGAGAATGATGCCCCCGAACTTTATGCCATCGCTGTAGACCCAAGAAATCCATATCATGTGGCAGTCTCTGGATCTGACGAGTTTGTGAGGTTATATGATACCCGTAAGTATCTGCACGGGGATTTTGGTTGCCCAGTTGATTACTTCTGCCCTCCGGGTTTGATTACTCAAAACAAAGATGGAATAACCGGTCTGGCCTTCTCACAGACTGGCGAGATATTAGCATCATATAGTTGGGACAATAtatacctttttgagagagagcatgGGTTGCACTTCAACGGTTTTAAGGTTGGTGAGATGCCCCTGCTTGGTGACGGGGTGGGTGCTGGCTTACCCCTTTATAAGGACATCTTGCCTGAACCTAAGGTTTTCATGGGACACCGTAACAAGCAAAGCATTAAGGGTGTCAACTTCCTTGGTCCCAATTGTGACTATGTTGCCTCCGGATCGGACTGTGGCCATGTATTTATTTGGAGAAAGAAGGATGGGGTGCTCATGCGAGCGATGAAAGGAGATAAACGGATTGTCAACTGTGTTGAACAGCACCCTTCTGAAATTGTTGTCGCAAGCAGCGGCTTTGCTACAGACATTAAGATTTGGGCACCTGGTGATTGTGAGAACCCCTCGACGGTTGACTTTGATGAG GATACGTTCCTATTCAGCAGCATGAGCAGCGATGATTccgacatatccgacttgatggatgattttatcATTGGCCCCTCGGGTTCCGGTTCCTCCGATaatgatgaagaagacgacgacgatgatgacgaggacacagacgatgacgatgacgaggacgacgatgatgatgatgaggatgagggcgatgaagaggaggatgaggaaggCGTGACGACGGACGGAGATTCCGGCGGCGAAGACGGCGACGAGGGGGGTGGCACCGAAGACATGATCGACGATTGA
- the LOC123409579 gene encoding serine/arginine-rich SC35-like splicing factor SCL30, which produces MVRPPIDRSHLSVPPRKKERKTSYDPPPTSPLSFLPLTQSQHRRLRRNLAAITGLTPAGTVLSCLPSCIHVLARAKAIRRYNPQYRSPPRRGYGGGGRSPPRRGYGGRREQGSGSLLVRNIPLSCRPEDLRVPFERFGPVRDVYLPKDYYTREPQGFAFVEFVDPYDAFDAQYHLNRTLFFDREITVVVAAESRKRPDDMRNRAGVRGYSGEPERRNSRYGRSRSRSRSYSPRYRGRPRSRSRSYSPAPRRRDDYSASPPRSHHTQSPRRLPKGHEEDERRSYFPAGRGGGERDADTNGK; this is translated from the exons atggttcgacctcccatCGATCGATCCCACCTCTCGGTCCCACCTcgcaagaaagaaagaaaaacatcgTACGATCCACCTCCCACGtctcccctctccttccttcccctgaCACAATCGCAGCATCGGCGGCTGCGGCGGAACCTCGCGGCGATCACTGGACTCACCCCGGCAGGTACCGTGCTCTCCTGCCTCCCCTCCTGCATCCACGTGCTCGCGAGAGC CAAAGCAATTAGGAGGTACAACCCCCAGTACCGGAGCCCCCCAAGGAGGGGATATGGTGGAGGAGGTAGAAGTCCCCCAAGGAGGGGATATGGAGGACGGAGGGAGCAGGGTTCAGGAAGCCTCTTGGTCCGCAACATCCCATTAAGCTGCAG GCCGGAGGATCTTAGAGTTCCTTTTGAAAGGTTTGGTCCTGTTCGGGATGTGTACCTGCCAAAGGATTATTACACCAG GGAGCCCCAAGGGTTTGCATTTGTGGAGTTTGTTGACCCTTATGATGCATTTGATGCACAATATCACTTGAACCGCACATTATTTTTTGACCGAGAGAtaactgttgttgttgctgccgagTCACGGAAAAGGCCAGATGATATGCGTAATAGAGCGGGAGTCAG GGGGTATTCTGGTGAACCTGAAAGGCGTAATTCTCGTTATG GGAGGTCCCGATCCCGTTCACGCTCCTACTCTCCTCGCTATCGTGGCCGTCCTCGGTCAAGGTCAAG GTCATACTCTCCTGCTCCAAGACGGCGAGATGATTACTCTGCTTCCCCACCAAGATCACATCACACACAGTCTCCTAGGCGTCTGCCAAAGGGACATGAAGAAGACGAGCGGAGATCCTATTTTCCTGCTGGTAGAGGTGGCGGCGAGCGTGATGCTGATACTAATGGAAAGTAA